In Paludisphaera rhizosphaerae, a genomic segment contains:
- a CDS encoding ATP-binding protein — translation MNVWKGDALDRRYRLAVTIAAAMLLGDQLLVQPYLVRLTTDAPLINTSGRQRMLSQQLTKSFLILDRRTDTTHESALNETRNVLKLWGDAQNALSDDEALERSGDDVKAAMKTLRPHFEAVYDAARDLIATLESEPVDVDRRRADLTVILDHEPEYLRLMDALVGLYESEARGRIETVRFVGWVLAGLTLAILVAIGRFVLRPAVDVIRRQIVDLQVARDELEDRVLERTRELEDAGKRHQVLLERFAHVGRTNAIGEMASSLAHELNQPLGAIANYAEGCLIALDAPQPDLEEVRDALQRLRNSTMRAGRIIEQVRDFVAKRPRPHETVDAGRVIADALEILGTEIGRQGVAVRVDLAPDLPRVWGDPVQLQQVLVNLIQNSLQAFLRSHTSNPTLVVATRRCGRDQVELAVSDNGPGIGPDQLERVFDAYFSTRADGMGMGLAICRTIAAVHQGRLTVESEPGQRTTFRFQAPVDHSEHERTDGLHRG, via the coding sequence ATGAATGTCTGGAAAGGCGATGCTCTGGACCGAAGATATCGCCTGGCGGTCACGATCGCAGCCGCGATGCTGTTGGGAGATCAACTCCTGGTGCAGCCATACCTCGTGCGACTGACGACAGATGCGCCATTGATCAACACATCTGGTCGGCAGCGAATGCTCAGTCAGCAGCTCACCAAGTCATTCCTTATTCTGGATCGCCGGACGGATACAACACATGAGTCTGCCCTCAATGAGACGAGGAACGTCCTGAAGCTCTGGGGGGACGCGCAGAACGCTCTCTCCGACGACGAGGCGTTGGAACGCTCGGGTGACGATGTGAAGGCCGCAATGAAGACGCTCAGACCACATTTCGAGGCGGTCTACGACGCGGCCCGAGATCTGATCGCGACACTCGAGTCCGAGCCAGTCGATGTGGACCGTCGTCGGGCCGACCTAACAGTCATCCTTGATCACGAACCGGAATATCTCCGCCTGATGGACGCCTTGGTGGGCCTCTACGAATCCGAGGCGAGAGGACGCATCGAGACGGTCCGGTTCGTCGGCTGGGTGCTGGCTGGGCTAACGCTGGCGATTCTCGTTGCGATCGGCCGCTTCGTCCTCAGGCCGGCCGTTGACGTGATCCGCCGTCAGATTGTTGACCTTCAGGTCGCCCGAGACGAGTTGGAAGACCGTGTGCTCGAACGGACGCGTGAGCTGGAAGACGCTGGGAAGCGACATCAGGTGTTGTTGGAACGGTTCGCCCACGTGGGTAGAACGAACGCCATCGGCGAGATGGCGTCGTCGCTGGCCCATGAGCTGAACCAACCCCTGGGCGCGATCGCCAACTACGCGGAGGGGTGTCTCATCGCGCTCGACGCCCCGCAGCCCGATCTCGAGGAGGTCCGCGACGCCCTCCAGCGGCTCCGCAACTCCACGATGCGCGCCGGCCGGATCATCGAGCAGGTGCGCGATTTCGTGGCCAAGCGTCCTCGCCCGCACGAGACCGTCGACGCCGGCCGGGTCATCGCGGACGCGTTGGAGATCCTCGGGACCGAGATCGGACGGCAGGGCGTAGCCGTCCGGGTGGATCTGGCACCCGACTTGCCAAGGGTATGGGGAGACCCGGTCCAGCTCCAGCAGGTCCTGGTCAACCTGATTCAGAACTCCTTGCAAGCCTTCCTCCGGTCGCATACCTCGAATCCGACGTTGGTTGTGGCGACGCGACGCTGCGGTCGCGACCAGGTTGAGTTGGCGGTAAGCGATAACGGACCCGGGATCGGACCAGACCAGCTTGAGCGCGTTTTTGACGCCTACTTCAGCACCCGTGCCGACGGAATGGGCATGGGCCTGGCGATTTGTCGCACCATCGCGGCGGTTCACCAGGGAAGGCTGACGGTCGAGTCCGAACCTGGGCAGCGAACGACTTTCCGTTTCCAGGCGCCGGTCGACCACTCCGAGCATGAGCGAACCGACGGTCTACATCGTGGATGA
- a CDS encoding GbsR/MarR family transcriptional regulator, giving the protein MARSWGINSTMGELFALLYITGEDWNAEDLRLRLDVSRGNVSMNLRELIGWGVVKKVHRPGERRELYRAESDVWTLFRRIMSERKRREVDPTRQVLDDLAQASERSVGQEAMNERVQTLRRLLGALDRLSERLMAMDAQDLADLGRLLGGGEEEEDDSTP; this is encoded by the coding sequence ATGGCAAGATCATGGGGGATCAACTCCACGATGGGGGAGTTGTTCGCCTTGCTCTACATCACCGGCGAAGACTGGAACGCCGAGGATCTTCGGCTCCGCCTTGACGTGTCGCGCGGCAACGTCAGCATGAATCTCCGCGAGTTGATTGGCTGGGGCGTGGTCAAGAAAGTCCATCGTCCCGGCGAGCGCCGGGAGCTATACCGGGCGGAGTCCGACGTCTGGACGCTCTTCCGACGGATCATGAGCGAACGCAAACGCCGGGAAGTGGATCCCACGCGTCAGGTGCTCGACGACCTCGCTCAGGCGTCGGAACGCTCGGTCGGCCAGGAGGCCATGAACGAACGCGTACAGACGCTCCGGCGGTTGCTCGGAGCACTCGACCGACTCTCCGAGCGACTGATGGCCATGGATGCACAAGACCTGGCCGATCTCGGCAGGCTGCTCGGAGGCGGAGAGGAAGAGGAGGACGATTCAACGCCCTAG
- a CDS encoding toxin-antitoxin system HicB family antitoxin — translation MPETVVHFQIRMPPVLHEQLASWAKEDKASLNALIVGILEKAIEQHHKTQTS, via the coding sequence ATGCCAGAGACTGTCGTGCATTTCCAGATTCGGATGCCACCCGTGCTCCACGAGCAACTCGCCAGTTGGGCCAAGGAAGACAAGGCCTCACTGAATGCTTTGATCGTCGGCATCCTTGAGAAAGCGATCGAGCAGCACCATAAGACCCAGACCTCCTGA